From the genome of Sphingobacterium kitahiroshimense, one region includes:
- a CDS encoding Hsp20/alpha crystallin family protein codes for MFNRNNNTADCFAKYGKLKNQFEQQFGKFRNEFSRDIRPLVNIEENSAFFTLQLYAAGLKKEQFKIEIKDKILTISYEAPVQEQSEEQYMYREFIPQSFSRSFQLNEQVSNVNLTASYEEGVLTVILPKDSTSYRPAQHVKVG; via the coding sequence ATGTTTAATAGAAATAATAACACCGCAGACTGTTTTGCTAAATACGGCAAGTTAAAAAATCAATTCGAACAGCAATTTGGAAAGTTTAGAAATGAGTTTTCTCGTGATATACGTCCACTTGTCAATATCGAAGAGAATAGTGCATTTTTTACACTTCAACTCTATGCTGCTGGTCTCAAGAAAGAGCAGTTTAAAATTGAAATAAAAGATAAAATATTGACAATATCGTATGAAGCCCCTGTACAGGAACAGAGCGAAGAGCAGTATATGTACCGTGAATTTATTCCACAATCTTTCAGCAGATCGTTTCAGTTGAACGAGCAGGTCTCTAATGTCAATTTAACAGCAAGTTATGAAGAGGGAGTTTTAACTGTAATCCTTCCAAAAGACAGCACATCTTATAGACCAGCCCAACATGTTAAGGTAGGTTGA
- a CDS encoding GNAT family N-acetyltransferase, protein MEKIYAIKSFKELSNEELYQILKLRSEVFVVEQHCVFQDMDNKDQESLHVMCYIDDKLAAYTRVLPEGLSFEEVSIGRVITSPLYRGLGLGKEIMEQSIAVCEKLFGIKPIRIGAQLYLKKFYNEFGFVEIGDVYIEDGIVHIEMVRNSNN, encoded by the coding sequence ATGGAAAAAATATATGCAATAAAATCATTTAAAGAACTATCTAATGAGGAGCTCTACCAAATATTAAAGCTTAGAAGCGAGGTGTTTGTGGTAGAACAGCATTGTGTTTTTCAGGATATGGATAACAAAGATCAGGAGAGTTTACATGTTATGTGCTATATAGATGACAAGTTAGCTGCATATACTAGAGTTCTTCCGGAAGGATTGAGTTTTGAGGAAGTATCTATAGGAAGAGTAATTACATCTCCGCTTTATAGGGGGCTTGGATTAGGAAAAGAAATAATGGAACAATCAATAGCGGTTTGTGAAAAGCTGTTTGGTATTAAGCCTATACGAATTGGTGCACAGCTTTACCTGAAGAAATTCTATAACGAATTCGGATTTGTGGAAATTGGTGATGTATACATTGAGGATGGTATCGTACATATTGAAATGGTAAGGAATTCAAATAATTAG
- a CDS encoding LysR family transcriptional regulator, translating into MMDIQQIKYFLTLADELHFWNTSEKVGITQSALSRQIMALESELNLKLFYRDKRNVKLTDTGMFLKDKWQAELINLDIIQQQALQIHLGECGTLKLAYPDSLSSAVLPDMISKISSVFPKLKVELLQLAYEEEEESLKNYKIDMLFSRDINHSPFINSKKLSTENLCLVVPEDHDFKTSDDISNANLSAQKFILTYGGLNSSYATLIKKVFAHYDIDPESYISCQFGSTIIPLIRKRLGVSILPQSYDLNNATGVRFISLPFYTDLYINWRKDDPNIIIKNVLNLI; encoded by the coding sequence ATGATGGATATTCAGCAGATTAAATACTTTCTTACATTAGCCGATGAACTACATTTCTGGAATACTTCTGAAAAAGTAGGTATTACTCAATCAGCACTTAGCAGGCAGATTATGGCCTTGGAAAGCGAATTGAATCTCAAACTTTTTTATAGAGACAAGAGAAATGTAAAATTAACGGACACAGGTATGTTTCTAAAGGATAAGTGGCAAGCAGAACTCATTAATCTTGATATCATACAGCAGCAAGCTCTTCAAATCCATTTAGGGGAGTGTGGCACACTCAAGTTGGCATATCCAGATTCCTTGTCTTCAGCGGTCCTGCCCGACATGATATCAAAAATTTCGTCCGTTTTTCCGAAATTAAAAGTAGAGCTGCTACAGCTTGCTTATGAAGAGGAAGAAGAATCACTAAAAAATTACAAAATTGATATGTTATTCAGCAGAGATATCAACCACTCCCCATTTATTAATTCGAAAAAACTGAGTACTGAAAATCTTTGTCTTGTTGTCCCTGAAGATCATGATTTTAAAACTAGCGACGATATTTCTAACGCTAATCTCAGTGCTCAAAAGTTTATACTCACATATGGAGGATTAAATAGCAGTTATGCTACTCTAATTAAAAAGGTTTTTGCCCATTATGACATAGATCCAGAATCCTACATTTCTTGTCAATTTGGATCAACTATTATACCTCTGATTAGAAAAAGGCTAGGTGTTTCTATTTTACCCCAATCATATGATCTCAACAATGCAACAGGTGTTCGTTTCATTTCACTACCTTTTTATACAGATCTTTACATCAACTGGCGTAAAGATGATCCCAATATCATTATTAAAAACGTCCTTAACCTAATCTAA
- a CDS encoding GNAT family N-acetyltransferase, translating into MQNIAIKRVTLDDITVLQKIGRETFFETFSNSNSEENMQQYLEDGFSVKKLREELGNRDSEFYFAVHDEYVIGYLKLNYGRSQTELKNEASLEIERIYVLQKYQGKKIGQILYEKAIQIAHDKQVKYVWLGVWEQNLRAINFYKKNNFIEFDKHIFKLGNDAQTDIMMKKNITI; encoded by the coding sequence ATGCAAAATATAGCAATAAAAAGAGTCACTCTTGATGACATTACAGTACTGCAGAAAATCGGCAGAGAAACATTCTTTGAAACATTCTCCAACAGCAACTCGGAGGAAAATATGCAACAGTACTTAGAAGATGGTTTTTCTGTTAAAAAGCTCAGGGAAGAATTAGGGAATAGGGACTCTGAATTCTATTTTGCGGTACATGATGAATACGTAATTGGTTATTTAAAACTAAATTATGGAAGGTCACAAACCGAATTGAAAAATGAAGCGAGTTTGGAAATCGAACGAATTTATGTATTACAGAAATATCAAGGAAAAAAAATTGGCCAAATACTATATGAAAAAGCAATTCAGATTGCACATGATAAACAGGTTAAATATGTATGGTTAGGTGTTTGGGAACAAAATCTGCGAGCGATTAATTTTTACAAAAAAAATAATTTTATCGAGTTTGATAAGCATATTTTTAAGTTGGGTAATGACGCGCAGACTGATATTATGATGAAAAAAAATATTACCATATAA
- a CDS encoding DUF4870 domain-containing protein has protein sequence MRENKNISADTNNGKTVAIIAYLTIIGLVAALVMNSKNATNLGRFHIRQSIGITVTALVAGILRFIPMVGNILVSVIGIAILVMLVLGILSAAKGEEKELPFIGHLYQKWFSVI, from the coding sequence ATGAGAGAGAATAAAAACATTTCGGCAGACACCAATAATGGAAAGACAGTTGCAATAATAGCCTATTTAACCATCATCGGCCTTGTCGCCGCACTTGTTATGAATAGTAAAAATGCGACCAATTTAGGAAGATTTCATATTCGCCAAAGTATCGGAATAACCGTTACTGCACTAGTTGCCGGCATTTTAAGATTTATTCCCATGGTTGGTAATATTTTAGTATCGGTCATCGGAATTGCTATTCTTGTGATGCTTGTTTTAGGTATCCTAAGTGCTGCTAAAGGAGAAGAAAAAGAGTTGCCATTTATTGGACATCTTTACCAAAAATGGTTCTCAGTGATTTAA
- a CDS encoding NADPH-dependent FMN reductase, whose translation MKAIIFNGALERRSFSTSNLLSRYIKSGLENFGIESHIFDLADSGIPLFDCTLTRIPNGVQVMNNLFREADIHFWLAPLYHGSIPGVMKNCLDWLEVSAKKNNPYLTDKTVGLVCWADGVQAMQGINTMDAIAKSLRAWPLPYSVPISKKELFDPNISGEISQTYKDRLNLLINLATTKTITAIPAINQ comes from the coding sequence ATGAAAGCAATAATATTTAACGGAGCATTAGAACGAAGATCATTTTCTACCTCAAACCTATTATCCAGATACATAAAATCAGGATTAGAAAATTTCGGCATTGAAAGTCACATATTTGACCTTGCAGATAGTGGTATTCCGCTATTCGACTGTACATTGACCAGAATACCTAATGGTGTACAGGTTATGAACAACCTGTTTCGGGAGGCCGATATACACTTCTGGTTAGCTCCTTTATACCATGGAAGCATCCCTGGGGTCATGAAAAACTGTTTAGACTGGCTAGAGGTAAGTGCTAAGAAAAATAATCCATACCTAACGGATAAAACAGTGGGGCTAGTATGTTGGGCAGATGGGGTACAAGCGATGCAAGGAATCAATACCATGGATGCGATCGCCAAATCACTCCGGGCATGGCCACTTCCTTACAGTGTGCCAATTTCAAAAAAAGAATTATTTGATCCGAACATAAGTGGAGAAATTTCGCAGACATACAAAGACAGACTAAATCTGTTGATCAATTTAGCTACAACAAAAACCATTACAGCTATACCAGCAATAAATCAATAA
- a CDS encoding DUF2480 family protein encodes MAEEQFINKVTASGIIAFDLLDFMPADEIAEFDIKNLLFMGMIVKEKEFKIAISEIDFSVFVAKTVAVYCSADAIIPPWVYMIIADKLQPHAAHFDFIDVDSMKLELWKSNIENASISSFKNQKVVLRARPDLHPALYMLATQRLKPIVRTLMYGEIGLPKVIFK; translated from the coding sequence ATGGCAGAGGAACAATTTATAAATAAAGTAACTGCATCTGGCATAATCGCTTTCGATCTGCTGGACTTTATGCCAGCAGATGAAATAGCAGAATTTGATATTAAAAACCTACTTTTTATGGGCATGATTGTAAAAGAGAAAGAATTCAAAATAGCTATTTCAGAAATTGATTTTTCCGTATTTGTGGCAAAAACAGTTGCAGTGTACTGTTCAGCTGATGCTATTATTCCACCCTGGGTGTATATGATTATAGCCGATAAACTACAACCTCATGCCGCTCATTTTGATTTCATAGATGTTGATTCTATGAAATTAGAACTGTGGAAATCAAATATTGAAAATGCATCTATCTCATCATTTAAAAATCAAAAAGTAGTCCTCCGCGCACGGCCTGATTTACATCCCGCACTCTATATGTTAGCAACTCAACGTTTAAAACCTATTGTAAGAACACTTATGTATGGTGAAATCGGTCTGCCTAAAGTCATTTTTAAATAA
- a CDS encoding superoxide dismutase has protein sequence MSKFELPALLYTYEALEPHFDTLTMTIHHSRHHQAYVDNLNKALEQDDIKNLELPDLIKHISKYSPAVRNNGGGHYNHSLFWSILSPTARTTPEGKLVEAINRSFGSLDQLKEEIKKLGLGQFGSGWAWLFVSYSGALAISSTPNQDNPLMDINVTNRGLPILGVDIWEHAYYLKYQNKRADYLDAFWSVLDWAAVEKKYEEALLTI, from the coding sequence ATGAGCAAATTTGAACTCCCTGCCCTTCTCTATACCTACGAAGCACTAGAGCCACACTTTGACACCCTGACCATGACCATCCACCATAGCCGCCATCATCAAGCATATGTGGATAATTTAAACAAGGCACTTGAACAAGACGACATCAAAAATCTGGAACTTCCTGATTTAATAAAACATATCAGTAAATACAGTCCAGCGGTGCGTAATAATGGAGGCGGTCATTATAATCACTCCCTTTTCTGGAGTATCCTTTCACCCACAGCAAGAACTACTCCCGAAGGAAAATTGGTCGAGGCCATCAACCGGAGCTTTGGTAGTCTTGATCAACTTAAAGAAGAAATTAAAAAACTAGGGTTAGGACAGTTTGGTTCAGGCTGGGCTTGGCTATTTGTTTCCTACAGTGGTGCGCTAGCGATAAGCAGTACGCCAAATCAAGACAATCCACTGATGGATATTAATGTAACAAATCGAGGATTGCCTATACTAGGGGTGGACATTTGGGAACATGCCTATTACCTCAAATATCAAAACAAAAGAGCCGATTATCTAGATGCTTTCTGGTCAGTATTAGACTGGGCTGCTGTTGAAAAAAAATACGAAGAGGCTCTTTTAACAATTTAA
- a CDS encoding GNAT family N-acetyltransferase yields MWSILRTNSDHQDFKTLTIQLDQDLAIKNGDINDFFAQYNKIELIKHVVIVYINDEPVGCGALKEYEESTIEIKRMFVSIGQRGNGIAGTILKELEHWAKELDYKRCILETGNKMIEAIGLYKKHAFTIIPNYGQYTGIASSICFEKNI; encoded by the coding sequence ATGTGGAGTATATTAAGAACAAATTCAGATCATCAAGATTTTAAAACTCTAACAATCCAATTAGACCAAGATCTCGCTATTAAAAATGGTGATATAAATGATTTTTTTGCGCAGTACAACAAAATAGAATTGATTAAGCATGTTGTCATTGTTTATATAAATGACGAACCTGTGGGGTGTGGTGCATTAAAAGAATATGAGGAAAGCACGATCGAGATTAAACGTATGTTTGTTTCTATTGGGCAAAGAGGAAATGGAATTGCCGGCACAATATTAAAAGAATTGGAGCATTGGGCAAAAGAATTGGATTATAAACGATGTATTTTAGAAACCGGTAATAAGATGATTGAAGCCATTGGTTTATATAAAAAACATGCATTTACTATAATTCCAAACTATGGTCAATATACAGGTATCGCAAGTAGCATTTGCTTTGAAAAAAATATTTAA
- a CDS encoding O-methyltransferase — MPKVKPELFAFLDDSKIEATLSRLYTEALKQGWSMVFHFLPKAFKMFGKGIDWKTEKESFYDDKYIPILPYQGTFLYMQARALNAKNIVEFGTSFGISTIYLAKAAKDNGRKVISTEYMPHKVKIARQNIEEAGLSEYADIWEGDARETLRNINEPIDFVLLDGWPDLVFPIFKLLEPNLKKGAVIIVDDVQGFQPSMQDYLDYMRKPENGYISTTIRPKKAMEFTIKIS; from the coding sequence ATGCCTAAAGTAAAACCGGAATTATTCGCTTTTTTAGATGATTCAAAAATAGAAGCCACACTTTCCAGACTATATACAGAAGCATTGAAACAAGGATGGTCAATGGTATTTCATTTCCTACCAAAAGCATTCAAAATGTTTGGAAAAGGAATTGATTGGAAAACGGAAAAAGAATCTTTTTATGATGACAAATATATCCCCATATTGCCTTACCAAGGTACATTTTTATATATGCAGGCTAGGGCATTAAATGCCAAAAACATTGTCGAATTCGGAACTTCTTTTGGGATTTCAACAATCTACCTTGCAAAAGCGGCAAAAGACAATGGTAGAAAAGTGATATCCACAGAATATATGCCGCATAAAGTCAAAATAGCGCGACAAAATATTGAAGAAGCAGGATTATCCGAGTACGCAGACATATGGGAGGGCGATGCTAGAGAAACTTTAAGAAACATAAACGAACCTATTGATTTTGTACTGCTTGACGGATGGCCGGATCTTGTTTTTCCTATTTTCAAGTTATTGGAACCAAATCTAAAAAAGGGTGCAGTTATTATAGTCGATGATGTCCAGGGCTTTCAGCCTTCTATGCAGGACTATCTGGATTATATGAGAAAGCCTGAAAACGGCTATATATCAACTACAATACGGCCTAAAAAAGCGATGGAATTTACCATTAAAATAAGTTAA
- a CDS encoding MBL fold metallo-hydrolase — MEKIKIHHLNCVEIQSSMDLRAIGHCLLLEAKNRLIMIDTGIGLADIQNPIERIGKEAIEMVGYRFDESQTAIRQIEKLGLDPSRVTDCIISHLDNDHIGGLPDFPNATVHVGLEEYINFNSGNPRYLQTPLLHNPKIVTYGPSESNWYGLESRPINVGSIGLSFIPLFGHSHGHCGIAIDLDSSSLFYVADAYYLREELKDDTHPVCKLAENRADNNELRIATLNNIRQFVAQNPEIKVFGYHDINEFNQFSINL, encoded by the coding sequence ATGGAAAAAATAAAAATACATCATCTAAATTGTGTAGAAATCCAGTCTTCAATGGATCTTAGGGCTATAGGTCACTGCCTATTATTGGAAGCTAAAAATAGACTCATAATGATAGATACAGGAATTGGATTAGCTGACATACAAAATCCTATCGAACGGATTGGTAAAGAAGCTATTGAAATGGTTGGCTACCGGTTTGACGAATCTCAAACTGCTATTCGTCAAATCGAAAAGCTAGGTTTAGATCCTTCAAGAGTTACCGATTGTATTATATCACATTTGGACAACGATCATATTGGAGGTCTTCCCGACTTTCCGAACGCAACAGTTCATGTTGGTTTAGAAGAATATATTAATTTCAACTCTGGAAACCCAAGATATCTGCAAACACCCTTGCTCCATAATCCAAAGATCGTAACTTATGGGCCATCAGAAAGTAATTGGTACGGGCTTGAATCCAGACCCATCAACGTTGGTTCAATAGGCTTATCGTTCATCCCTTTGTTTGGACATAGCCACGGTCATTGCGGGATAGCAATAGATCTTGATTCGAGTAGCCTTTTTTACGTTGCAGATGCCTATTATCTTCGAGAGGAGTTAAAGGATGATACTCATCCGGTGTGTAAACTCGCGGAAAATAGAGCCGACAATAATGAGCTCAGAATAGCAACATTAAACAACATACGTCAGTTTGTCGCTCAAAATCCTGAAATAAAAGTTTTTGGTTATCACGACATTAACGAATTCAATCAATTTAGCATTAATTTATAA
- a CDS encoding helix-turn-helix transcriptional regulator: protein MKISKIQPPPDLRSVVYEFWHTVVPNSSSAIESYKIFADGAPGIIFQHNNGNSNLYRDTVPLPITFMYGQKSASPCTNFIHRQSSIFGVSFQPATVKQLFSINSYELTDSLVDMNIFFSKTFTERLLEARSVQHLVELFSQEIYQKLLRAKKEHIIQDSVHRIRNCESNIDSALLAQQYCLSRRQFQRKFKEEVGVSPESYFRIVKFQKSLQLLKNGQYNRLSDIAYKLGYADHSHFNREFKLFSSFSPKEFLELQLPKNTYETDKIEDIGPLRIMKH, encoded by the coding sequence ATGAAAATATCAAAAATACAACCTCCACCGGATCTAAGAAGTGTAGTTTATGAATTCTGGCACACTGTTGTCCCTAATTCCTCTTCCGCTATTGAATCCTATAAAATCTTTGCTGACGGAGCACCGGGTATAATTTTTCAGCATAACAACGGAAATTCAAACTTATATAGGGATACTGTCCCGCTACCCATTACTTTTATGTACGGTCAAAAGAGCGCCAGCCCTTGTACCAACTTCATACATAGACAATCTAGCATCTTTGGCGTCAGTTTTCAACCTGCCACAGTCAAACAATTATTTTCGATTAACAGTTACGAACTGACCGATTCACTGGTGGATATGAATATTTTTTTTTCAAAAACCTTCACCGAAAGATTATTAGAAGCTAGATCTGTCCAGCATCTTGTTGAGTTATTCAGTCAAGAAATTTATCAAAAGCTCTTACGGGCAAAAAAGGAGCACATCATCCAAGATAGTGTCCATAGAATCCGTAATTGTGAAAGTAACATTGATTCTGCTTTATTGGCTCAACAATATTGTCTATCCAGAAGGCAATTTCAGCGTAAATTCAAAGAAGAAGTAGGTGTCAGTCCTGAATCATATTTCAGAATTGTTAAATTTCAGAAATCCCTCCAGTTATTAAAAAACGGGCAGTACAATAGACTAAGTGATATTGCATATAAACTTGGATATGCAGATCACTCACATTTTAATAGAGAATTTAAATTATTTTCCAGCTTTTCTCCAAAAGAATTTTTAGAATTACAATTGCCCAAAAATACTTATGAAACTGACAAAATTGAAGATATAGGCCCACTGCGTATTATGAAACATTAA
- a CDS encoding siderophore-interacting protein → MSKQNFKPLQATLTVSRKAYITPHYIRIYLTGESVPSFSNTTIGVNNKILIPPAGIGTVYFPEFDYDKKQWKPQPDEIRPIVRTYTHRGINLQKKEIYIDFVAHGDEGPASSWAIHAQKGDLLGVLMKDGKSELYGKAANYLLVGDATAIPVLGAILEDLPETAKGICIIEVHSKEDEQQLSTKADIKFIWLYNSSPQLGSNIATVVKQQSLPEHSRSGYVAAKFSSVKEIRHYLRKEKGWRQEELYAYSYWKSGVAEDKSATERHEENESGK, encoded by the coding sequence ATGAGTAAACAAAATTTCAAACCCCTACAGGCTACATTAACGGTAAGCCGTAAAGCATATATTACACCGCATTATATTCGCATATACCTCACGGGCGAAAGTGTTCCATCATTCAGTAATACGACAATCGGAGTCAATAACAAGATACTTATACCTCCCGCGGGAATCGGCACTGTTTATTTTCCAGAATTTGATTATGACAAAAAGCAGTGGAAACCCCAACCCGATGAGATTCGCCCTATAGTTCGAACCTACACACATAGGGGTATCAATCTTCAAAAAAAAGAAATTTATATTGACTTTGTTGCACATGGTGATGAAGGACCTGCATCTTCTTGGGCCATTCATGCTCAAAAAGGTGATCTACTGGGTGTTTTAATGAAAGATGGTAAAAGTGAATTATACGGTAAAGCAGCGAACTATCTCTTAGTAGGCGATGCAACTGCCATTCCGGTACTTGGAGCAATATTAGAGGATCTGCCCGAGACAGCAAAAGGTATCTGTATCATCGAAGTACACAGCAAAGAGGATGAACAGCAATTATCGACCAAAGCGGATATCAAATTTATTTGGCTCTACAACTCCAGTCCTCAATTAGGTAGTAACATAGCAACAGTTGTTAAACAACAATCACTTCCAGAGCACTCCCGCTCGGGTTATGTAGCGGCAAAATTTTCTTCTGTGAAAGAAATACGTCATTATTTACGAAAAGAAAAAGGCTGGAGACAAGAAGAACTTTATGCGTACTCCTACTGGAAATCTGGTGTAGCTGAAGATAAATCGGCCACAGAAAGACATGAGGAAAATGAAAGTGGAAAATGA
- a CDS encoding helix-turn-helix transcriptional regulator — protein sequence MTLRLYNTDISNLLLEKEYPDVLPASDGGIQEYTTHLELPIGKGCYREIYFEGVHIGFGDAILSNNLMLYFESDFETVEMHFALKGKSTAVTEHFKKEVSFDSHQHNIIYANQLHGKMKWESDVFQLFEINLAPSFFKRYLPEDTLLFDRFRNAIEKGYSETINVENNRISRQMYEIIDDIMNCQRKSVFKRMFLEAKVIELLLLQFEQLSEVAHIHVSLRKEDIHKVYAVREFIMNNLNNACSLIELAHHVGTNEFTLKKGFKELFGTTVFGFWTDAKMNQAKLMITEQDMSISEISDSIGYKNPRHFSAAFKRKFGVIPSQFKK from the coding sequence ATGACGCTACGATTGTACAATACCGATATCTCTAATTTGCTTTTGGAAAAAGAGTATCCGGATGTTTTACCTGCATCGGATGGTGGAATACAGGAATATACAACTCATCTCGAACTTCCAATCGGAAAGGGATGTTACCGTGAAATATATTTTGAGGGAGTACATATTGGTTTTGGTGATGCTATTTTGTCCAATAATCTAATGCTGTATTTTGAAAGTGATTTTGAAACAGTAGAGATGCATTTTGCTCTAAAAGGTAAAAGTACTGCGGTCACAGAGCATTTTAAAAAAGAGGTAAGTTTTGATTCTCACCAACATAATATCATTTATGCCAACCAGCTACATGGGAAGATGAAATGGGAAAGTGATGTTTTTCAGTTATTTGAGATTAATTTGGCCCCGTCATTCTTTAAAAGATATCTTCCGGAGGATACTCTTTTATTTGACAGATTTCGAAATGCAATTGAAAAGGGATATTCAGAGACAATAAATGTTGAAAATAATCGAATTAGTCGTCAGATGTATGAGATTATAGATGACATTATGAACTGTCAGAGAAAAAGTGTTTTTAAAAGAATGTTCCTCGAGGCAAAGGTAATTGAGCTCCTATTGCTGCAGTTTGAACAACTGAGCGAAGTGGCTCACATCCATGTTTCTTTAAGAAAGGAAGATATTCATAAAGTGTATGCGGTGCGGGAGTTTATTATGAATAATCTCAATAATGCTTGTTCATTGATTGAGCTGGCACATCATGTGGGTACAAATGAGTTTACACTTAAAAAGGGTTTTAAAGAGTTGTTTGGAACAACAGTTTTTGGATTTTGGACGGATGCTAAAATGAATCAGGCTAAACTGATGATTACCGAGCAGGATATGAGTATCAGTGAGATTTCTGACAGTATAGGATATAAAAATCCACGTCATTTCTCGGCGGCTTTTAAAAGAAAATTTGGTGTTATCCCGAGCCAGTTTAAAAAGTAA
- a CDS encoding FUSC family protein yields MESFFKFNKTSRQWHLPIVAGLSVGIPMILGWYMDNIEAGKLGSLAGLSILYIQSDKLIERMILLMTCCFGLMLSFSVGLLFSFNPMIAPIALGLFSFGVHYSLHKLQLTRPPGNFFFIMLASTAICSPFQPENIAEKIGYVAMGTILTCGIGLIYSLLTLKKNNQPENSIHRKSSYTNIVESLIFGLIMAFSLAVAFSLNIEKPYWIPISCLAVMQGSSSKHVWLRATQRITGTLVGLGITWLIASGNPTPLIMVISITLLQVIVEFLVVRNYAIAVVFITILTIFLSESGKQLTQDTNEIFFARMIDIFIGSVIGMIGGWILYNAKLLHHATLQLRKARILMKKTNRGTE; encoded by the coding sequence ATGGAATCGTTTTTTAAATTTAATAAAACAAGTAGACAATGGCATCTTCCCATCGTCGCAGGATTAAGTGTAGGCATTCCTATGATTCTGGGCTGGTATATGGACAACATTGAAGCTGGAAAGCTGGGATCCCTAGCTGGACTATCAATCTTATACATTCAATCAGATAAGCTTATCGAACGCATGATCTTACTGATGACTTGTTGTTTTGGGCTTATGCTATCTTTTTCGGTTGGATTGTTATTTTCGTTCAACCCAATGATTGCTCCTATTGCATTGGGTCTTTTCTCCTTCGGAGTACATTACTCCCTGCATAAGCTTCAACTTACCCGTCCACCAGGCAATTTCTTCTTCATCATGCTGGCATCTACTGCCATTTGTTCCCCTTTTCAACCTGAAAATATAGCCGAAAAAATTGGTTATGTTGCAATGGGAACCATATTAACCTGTGGTATCGGTTTAATATATAGCTTACTGACTCTAAAAAAGAATAATCAGCCCGAAAATAGCATTCATCGTAAATCGAGTTACACCAATATTGTAGAATCTCTCATTTTTGGACTCATTATGGCTTTCTCTTTAGCTGTAGCATTTTCGTTAAACATTGAAAAACCATATTGGATCCCCATCTCTTGCTTAGCGGTAATGCAGGGAAGTAGCTCTAAGCATGTTTGGCTTAGAGCAACACAGCGTATAACCGGAACATTAGTTGGTCTTGGAATTACCTGGCTAATTGCGTCCGGAAACCCAACGCCACTTATTATGGTCATAAGTATTACCCTATTGCAAGTCATCGTAGAATTTTTAGTCGTAAGGAATTATGCAATTGCAGTTGTTTTTATTACGATCCTAACTATTTTCCTCTCTGAATCTGGTAAACAGTTAACGCAAGACACCAACGAGATCTTTTTTGCACGTATGATTGATATTTTTATCGGAAGCGTCATCGGAATGATAGGCGGATGGATTTTATATAATGCCAAATTACTCCATCATGCCACGTTGCAATTAAGAAAAGCTAGAATATTAATGAAGAAGACAAACCGCGGTACAGAATAA